Proteins encoded by one window of Juglans regia cultivar Chandler chromosome 15, Walnut 2.0, whole genome shotgun sequence:
- the LOC108993212 gene encoding transmembrane 9 superfamily member 8-like, whose protein sequence is MARGHLALHRWICLSLMLFVHAAHCFYLPGVAPQDFQNGNDLKVKVNKLTSTKTQLPYSYYSLPYCLPEKIVDSAENLGEVLRGDRIENSPYVFQMREPQVCNIVCRQTLNAKTAKEFKEKIDDEYRVNMILDNLPLVVPLRRPDQENSIVYQHGFRVGLRGQYVGSKEEKHFIHNHLAFTVKFHKDPVTELSRIVGFEVKPFSVKHEYDGQWNEKSTHLKTCDPQAKRTVINSESPQEVEDKKEIIFTYDVEFQESDVKWASRWDTYLLMADDQIHWFSIVNSLMIVLFLSGMVAMIMLRTLYRDISKYNQLETQEEAQEETGWKLVHGDVFRPPSNSDLLCIYVGTGVQFFGMILVTMIFAVLGFLSPSNRGGLMTAMLVLWVFMGIFAGYSSSRLYKMFKGTEWKKITLKTAVTFPATVFTVFFILNAIIWGQKSSGAVPFGTMFALVFLWFGISVPLIFVGSYVGFRKPAVEDPVKTNKIPRQIPEQAWYMNPAFSILIGGILPFGAVFIELFFILTSIWLQQFYYIFGFLFIVFVILIVTCAEITIVLCYFQLCSEDYLWWWRSYLTSGSSALYLFLYAAFYFFTKLEITKPVSGILYFGYMLIVSYAFFVLTGTIGFYACFWFTRLIYSSVKID, encoded by the exons ATGGCGAGAGGACATCTCGCTCTTCACCGGTGGATCTGTCTGAGTCTAATGCTTTTCGTCCATGCTGCTCACTGCTTCTATCTCCCTGGTGTCGCTCCCCAAGACTTTCAAAAT GGGAATGACTTGAAGGTGAAAGTGAACAAATTGACCTCTACTAAAACTCAGCTTCCATATTCCTACTATTCTCTTCCTTATTGTCTTCCGGAGAAAATAGTTGACAGTGCCGAGAATCTTGGGGAAGTTCTTCGGGGTGATCGCATTGAAAACTCTCCATATGTG tttCAAATGAGAGAACCGCAGGTGTGCAATATTGTATGTCGTCAAACTCTTAATGCAAAAACTGCAAAAGAGTTCAAGGAAAAGATAGATGATGAGTATCGAGTGAATAT GATTTTGGATAATCTTCCCCTGGTTGTACCTTTAAGAAGGCCTGATCAGGAGAATTCAATAGTCTATCAGCATGGCTTCCGTGTGGGTCTCAGAGGACAATATGTAGGG AGCAAGGAAGAAAAGCATTTTATCCACAATCACTTGGCATTTACTGTAAAGTTTCACAAAGATCCAGTGACAGAATTATCAAGGATTGTTGGATTTGAGGTCAAACCATTTAG TGTCAAGCATGAATATGATGGTCAATGGAATGAGAAAAGCACCCATTTAAAAACCTGTGATCCCCAAGCAAAACGTACAGTTATCAACTCCGAATCCCCTCAAGAGGTTGAAGATAAGaaggaaataatatttacatatgatGTTGAGTTTCAG GAGAGTGACGTGAAATGGGCATCTCGGTGGGATACCTATCTTCTGATGGCCGATGATCAGATTCACTGGTTCTCAATTGTTAATTCTCTGATGATTGTTCTTTTCCTCTCGGGCATGGTGGCTATGATCATGTTGCGGACACTTTACCGTGATATCTCAAAGTACAATCAATTAGAGACCCAAGAAGAAGCACAAGAAGAGACAGGATGGAAACTGGTGCACGGGGATGTTTTCAGGCCTCCTTCAAACTCAGACTTGCTCTGCATTTATGTCGGGACAGGAGTCCAGTTTTTTGGGATGATTCTTGTGACTATGATCTTTGCTGTCCTTGGATTCCTCTCCCCCTCAAACCGAGGTGGTTTGATGACAGCCATGCTCGTACTCTGGGTCTTTATGGGAATATTTGCTGGATACTCTTCCTCCCGTCTTTATAAGATGTTCAAGGGAACAGAATGGAAGAAAATCACTCTCAAAACAGCTGTCACGTTTCCTGCAACTGTCTTTACCGTTTTCTTCATCTTGAATGCTATAATTTGGGGCCAGAAGTCTTCTGGGGCAGTGCCATTTGGAACCATGTTTGCGCTGGTTTTCTTGTGGTTTGGCATCTCAGTTCCCCTTATTTTTGTGGGTAGTTATGTGGGTTTTAGGAAGCCCGCAGTTGAGGATCCTGTGAAAACCAATAAGATCCCTAGGCAGATCCCAGAACAGGCTTGGTACATGAACCCAGCATTCTCTATCCTAATTGGAGGCATACTCCCCTTTGGTGCCGTATTTATTGAACTCTTTTTCATCCTCACTTCAATTTGGCTGCAACAGTTTTATTACATATTTGGTTTCCTCTTCATTGTCTTTGTCATCCTTATTGTCACTTGTGCCGAGATTACAATTGTACTATGCTACTTCCAGCTGTGCAGCGAGGACTACCTTTGGTGGTGGAGGTCGTATTTGACTTCAGGTTCCTCAGCACTGTACCTTTTCCTCTATGCTGCCTTCTACTTCTTTACAAAGCTTGAGATCACAAAGCCAGTGTCTGGGATCCTGTACTTTGGCTACATGCTAATTGTCTCATATGCATTCTTCGTGCTGACTGGTACAATTGGTTTCTATGCTTGCTTCTGGTTCACAAGGCTCATCTACTCATCAGTGAAGATTGATTAA